CGGTGTTTCCCCCCGTTCAAAGTTCCAAGCTAAATCGTGGAGCGATCGCGACAACAGAGGTACCGACCAAAGCTGACCAGACTGTTGCACAAATTGCCCCGATTGATCTTTCAAAACGGCCCGACAGAGTAAGCCGCGATCGCGAGGACAGAGCACATACAGATGAGGTTGTTGGGGCGCGATCGTCCACTGCAATAAATCTCGTAACGGCGGCATAGCAGGAGGATTAACGCGCTCCGCCACGTCTTGTAAAGTTGTTTGTAGCCACACATCCTGCGACCACCGAGGAAAACGTTGCCGCACGCGATCGCTGAGTGATTGCAACTCTTCTGGAGCTGAGTCTCCCTGAGCCAGAGCAGATAGCGCCATTGCTACCCACTGCGAGTCAGGACTGCGCTCAATCGTTTGGCGAAATGCCGCCTCTAAACTACCGTACCGAGCTGGGAAATGCAGATACATCTGCGTTCCTACCTGCATAGCCATATCTACGGTACGCATTTGGGGCTGCGAGAGCTTGGGGCGACGGGTTAGGGACAAAATTCCCTCCAACGCTTGGGCTACCTGGGCTGGTTGCGGTTCTCTCAGCGCCGTAGCCCAAAGCACTGTGCGCCAATGCCGCTCATTCGCATCGGTGACGGGGTAGCGGTTGAGGTCGTAGTTTTCTGGCTGGACTAAGCGGACCTGTTTTTGCCGTTGCTCTACCCTGGCACTGGCAGTGGCTTGCGGAACTGGGTTGGCAGTAGCGCTATGAGTAGTAGCGATCGCGCTTACTCCAGGCAGCAAGCTCAAAAACATAGCCCAGGCTACCAGGAGCGATCGTTGCTTCACTGGATACAGCCACTTTGACCGAAGAAAAGCGTGCATTCGTGCCTTTAGAGATAGCCAGGGATTGCCAAATTCTACTATGCACGATAGAAAAGCACGATTTGAGCAAAACTTTGCCTGAGTTTCAGGAACCTAGATTAAACTTTGGAATTCTTCATAAAGAGAGCCGCTGTGCTACTATCTGGATGGTTTGAGGCGGCTCAGTGTAGCCAATCTGCTTGATCCCTGTGGTGGTGGAGGTATAGGAGTGCAGAACAACATGTCATCGACGCATTCGAATGTCGGTTCGCAACGCAACCAGCCAGAACCCATTCGTGTGGGGGTGATTGGGGTTGGCAACATGGGACAGCATCATACTCGCGTCTTGAGTTTGCTAAAAGATGTAGAACTGATCGGTGTGTCTGATGTCAACGTGGAGCGAGGCTTAGACACAGCCAGTAAATACCGAGTAAGGTTTTTCGAGGACTACCACGACTTGCTCCAGCATGTAGATGCGGTTTGTGTGGCTGTGCCCACCCGACTCCACCATGCCGTGGGTATGGCCTGTTTACAGGCAGGCGTGCATGTGCTGATCGAAAAGCCGATCGCTGCCAGTATTGCAGAAGCTGAGTCTTTAGTGAATGCGGCAGCAGACTCTCATTGCATCTTGCAAGTGGGGCATATTGAGCGGTTCAACCCAGCCTTCCAAGAACTCAGCAAGGTGCTCAAAACCGAGGAGCTGCTGGCCCTAGAAGCACACCGCATGAGTCCTTACTCAAACCGCGCCAATGATGTGTCGGTCGTGCTGGACTTGATGATCCATGACATCGACTTGCTGCTTGAGTTGGCAGGTTCTCCAGTGACTAAGCTGACGGCGAGTGGCAGTCGCGCCTCTGACTCTGGCTACCTCGATTACGTCACAGCTACACTAGGTTTTGCTAACGGCATCGTCGCAACTTTAACCTCTAGCAAAGTCACCCACCGCAAAATCCGGCGAATTGCTGCCCATTGCAAAAACTCGCTCACCGAAGCAGATTTCCTCAGTAACGATATTTCCATTCACCGCCAGACCACCGCTGACTACATGACCGATTACGGTCAGGTGCTGTACCGCCAAGATGGTTTAATCGAGAAGGTATACACCAGCAATATCGAGCCGCTACATGCTGAGTTGGAGCACTTTGTCGCTTGTGTCCGGGGCGGCAACCAACCTTCTGTCGGAGGCGAACAAGCCCTAAAAGCCTTGCGTTTAGCAAGCTTGATTGAGCAAATGGCTTTAGATGGTCAAGTTTGGCAAACCCAGGAGTTAGAACTGGAGCTTTCCCCCTCCTCGGCTGTGCCTGTTTAGTTGCAACTCCTGTAGAGGGGGCACGGAGTACGGGGAGTAGAACTAGAGACGATCGCGAGTTTTTACGATTCTGGGTCGCTGGAAGTTTGGGAAGTTGAGCGGTCCAGAATTGTTTGTTGGAGCGATCGCTGCATCGTTGCACTCACTAGTTGATTTCCGGCTGGGCTGAGGTGAATGTGGTCTCGATAAAGCGTTTCTGGCTGGGTTACAGCATTAAAACTGGGCAAGAAGTCAACGTAGATAATCTGTTCACGCTCAGTGAAGTCTAAGAAGCGCTGCCGAGCCTTTTGTTCGTAATCACGGGGACCACCTTTGGCGGTGGTTTCTCTCAATAAAGGTGTCATAGCCAGCAATAATTGCCCACCCTGGCTTTGAACCAAGTTGTGAATCTGTTGAATCGCCGTTAAGTTAAACCCCACGCGATCGCCAGATTCTGCTTGGACGGCTTTGAACTTCGCTTTGAAATCTGGATTGGGCGCAGGTGGAAAGAGGTAGCGCCCCAAAACTTCTGCCAAGGCTAAAGGCGGTTTGCGGTCTGGGTAATTAATATCATTGCCCACTTGCAGTGAACTAGGAGCTGTAGCAAACAGATCATCCGTGTTCAGCAACAACACAACGACTTGAGCCTCAAAGCTACCAAAGCGTTTGAGGTAAGCCAATTCATTGCGCGGTCCCCAAGAGTTAGCCGAAGCATTCAATACTTCTACCTGCTGCCAACGGGTGCCCTGTAAGCCTGGCTGTAGTCGCTGCTGCAAAATTTCGGAAATGATTTTGGTTTGGTCAGTCCACCAACCACCATTCGCCACGGAATCACCTAAGAGCAAGATTCGCAGCGTGGAGGGTGCAGCACTTGGCGCGATCGCGGGACTCCGCATGGAATATTGGTTAATGGCGATGCGATTGCCAAAGCGACGAGTTTGTTGGTTCGGCGCTAGCAGATAACCAATGTCTGGGTCGGCGAGATAAATCAAGGGCTTACCAAAGCCAAAGAGTAAGCGCAAGCCAAGTTCCAATAGAATGATCAGCCCCACGAGCCCTGCCAAAAGCAGTCCTGCAATGTTCACGGTGGAAAGTTCTATTTGCAACACGAATGATCTTAAGTGAGCCAAGTTTAAACAGACCCAGCATAGACCAGAAAATTCTGAGATGCCTGAATCTCTACTTGAATGACCACGAGTTGCGATCGCCTC
This DNA window, taken from Trichocoleus sp. FACHB-46, encodes the following:
- a CDS encoding Gfo/Idh/MocA family protein, encoding MSSTHSNVGSQRNQPEPIRVGVIGVGNMGQHHTRVLSLLKDVELIGVSDVNVERGLDTASKYRVRFFEDYHDLLQHVDAVCVAVPTRLHHAVGMACLQAGVHVLIEKPIAASIAEAESLVNAAADSHCILQVGHIERFNPAFQELSKVLKTEELLALEAHRMSPYSNRANDVSVVLDLMIHDIDLLLELAGSPVTKLTASGSRASDSGYLDYVTATLGFANGIVATLTSSKVTHRKIRRIAAHCKNSLTEADFLSNDISIHRQTTADYMTDYGQVLYRQDGLIEKVYTSNIEPLHAELEHFVACVRGGNQPSVGGEQALKALRLASLIEQMALDGQVWQTQELELELSPSSAVPV
- a CDS encoding SGNH/GDSL hydrolase family protein, producing MLQIELSTVNIAGLLLAGLVGLIILLELGLRLLFGFGKPLIYLADPDIGYLLAPNQQTRRFGNRIAINQYSMRSPAIAPSAAPSTLRILLLGDSVANGGWWTDQTKIISEILQQRLQPGLQGTRWQQVEVLNASANSWGPRNELAYLKRFGSFEAQVVVLLLNTDDLFATAPSSLQVGNDINYPDRKPPLALAEVLGRYLFPPAPNPDFKAKFKAVQAESGDRVGFNLTAIQQIHNLVQSQGGQLLLAMTPLLRETTAKGGPRDYEQKARQRFLDFTEREQIIYVDFLPSFNAVTQPETLYRDHIHLSPAGNQLVSATMQRSLQQTILDRSTSQTSSDPES